The following proteins are co-located in the Sandaracinaceae bacterium genome:
- the ftsA gene encoding cell division protein FtsA produces the protein MAASEIIAGLDLGTTKVTVIVAELTDDGLDVIGIGSVPAKGLKKGVVVNIESTVQAIRAAVEQAEAMAGVEINTVFAGIAGSHVSGMNEEGVAAIGSREVTQDDVDRVLIQAKAVPLPGDREVIHVLPQEYIVDAQDGIKEPVGMAGVRLEARVHMVTAASSCVANIVKCAERCGLHVAEVVLQPLASAHAVLSDDEKEIGAVLIDIGGGTSDIIVYVDGAVVHTSSIPIGGINLTNDVATGLRTPMAEAERIKIKYGCAATFMIDEDEVIEVPSVGGRAPRTLSRRALCDIIEPRVEEIFVACRHVIAETGYADMLASGAIITGGTTLLDGMPELAEQVLGLPVRRAAPIGIGGLIDVVKSPAYSTGVGLVKYGVNRLQTLPVEEEIIHVPQGTGLGGRISAWFREVF, from the coding sequence ATGGCCGCGAGCGAAATCATTGCAGGACTTGATCTGGGGACCACGAAGGTCACCGTGATCGTCGCCGAGCTGACGGACGACGGCCTCGATGTCATCGGCATCGGATCCGTCCCCGCGAAGGGGCTCAAGAAGGGCGTCGTCGTCAACATCGAGTCGACCGTCCAAGCCATCCGCGCCGCCGTCGAGCAGGCCGAGGCCATGGCCGGCGTCGAGATCAACACGGTCTTCGCGGGCATCGCCGGCAGCCACGTCAGTGGCATGAACGAAGAGGGCGTGGCCGCCATCGGCAGCCGCGAGGTCACGCAGGACGACGTCGACCGCGTGCTCATCCAGGCCAAAGCGGTGCCGCTGCCCGGCGACCGCGAGGTCATCCACGTGCTCCCGCAGGAGTACATCGTGGACGCGCAAGATGGCATCAAGGAGCCCGTCGGGATGGCCGGCGTGCGCCTCGAGGCGCGCGTGCACATGGTCACCGCGGCCAGCAGCTGCGTCGCCAACATCGTGAAGTGCGCGGAGCGCTGCGGCCTGCACGTGGCCGAGGTGGTGCTCCAGCCGCTCGCCAGCGCGCACGCTGTGCTGAGCGACGACGAGAAGGAGATCGGCGCCGTGCTGATCGACATCGGCGGCGGCACGAGCGACATCATCGTCTACGTCGACGGCGCGGTGGTGCACACCAGCTCCATCCCCATCGGCGGCATCAACCTCACGAACGACGTCGCCACGGGCCTGCGGACACCGATGGCGGAGGCCGAGCGCATCAAGATCAAGTACGGCTGCGCCGCGACCTTCATGATCGACGAGGACGAGGTGATCGAAGTGCCGTCCGTGGGTGGCCGCGCGCCCCGCACGCTGTCGCGTCGCGCGCTGTGCGACATCATCGAGCCACGCGTCGAGGAGATCTTCGTCGCGTGCCGCCACGTCATCGCGGAGACCGGCTACGCGGACATGCTGGCGTCCGGCGCGATCATCACCGGCGGCACCACGCTGCTGGACGGCATGCCCGAGCTTGCCGAGCAGGTGCTGGGGCTGCCGGTGCGCCGCGCCGCGCCCATCGGCATCGGTGGGTTGATCGACGTCGTGAAGAGCCCTGCGTACTCGACGGGGGTGGGCCTCGTGAAGTACGGCGTGAACCGGCTGCAGACGCTGCCGGTCGAGGAAGAGATCATCCACGTCCCGCAGGGGACGGGCCTCGGCGGGCGCATCAGCGCCTGGTTCCGCGAGGTCTTCTGA